CCCCAGGCCGGCTCGGTGGACAGGACGCAGTGCGTGCCGCCGTAGATCGCGGTCATGCACTTGTTGCAGTGGATGCACAGGGACTCGGTCGCCGGCTCGTCCTTGATCCGGTTGATCAGGTCGGGCTCGCGCAGCAGGGCGCGGGCCATCGCGACGAACTGGAAGCCCTCCGCCATCGCGGTGTCCATGCCCGCCCTGTCGGTGACGCCGCCCAGCAGGATCATCGGCAGCTTCACCGCGGCGCGGATCTGCCGGGCGTCCCTGAGCAGGTAGAGGTCCTCGTAGGGGTAGGACTTCAGGAAGTGCCTGCCGATCAGCTTGATCCCGAGCTTGGTCGGCTGCTTCATGACGGCGGCGAACTCGTGCAGCGGCGCGTCGCCCTTGAACAGGTACATGGGGTTGAGCAGGGAGCTTCCGGCGGTCATCTGGAGGGCGTCGACGGAGCCGTCGGCCTCCAGCCGGCGGGCGACCTGGATGGCCTCGTCGATCCAGAAGCCGCCGGGCACGCCGTCGTCCATGTTGAGCTTCGCGGTGATCGCGATGCGGTCGCCGACGGCGTCGCGGACGGCGCGGCCGATGTCGCGCGCCAGCCGGGCGCGGTTCTCCAGCGACCCGCCGTACTCGTCCTTGCGGTGGTTGATCTTGGGGCTGAGGAACGCGCTCGTCAGGTAGTTGTGCCCCATGTGGATCTCGATGGAGTCGAACCCCGCCTCGATCGCCATCCTGCCCGCGCGGCCGTGCGCCTCGACGACGCGCTCCAGGTCCGCGTGCGTGGCGGCCCTCGCGACGGTCTGCGTGGTGAGGTGGAAGTGGCGGCTGGGCGCGAGCGCGGGGAGCCCGTTGCTCTTGGGGTTGGCGACCGGACCGGCGTGCCCGATCTGCGCCTGGACGGCCGCACCCTCCGCGTGCACGGCGTCGGTCAGCCTGCGAAGGCCGGGCATGGCCTCGTCCCGCCAGTGGATCTGCCTGCGGTCGGTGCGGCCCTCCGGCGCCACCGCGCAGTACGCGACGGTGGTCATCCCGACGCCGCCGCGCGCGTGCCGGACATGGAAGTCGATCAGCGCGTCGGTGACCTGGCCGTCCCTGGTCAGCCCCTCGTACGTAGCCGCCTTGATCGTGCGGTTCCGCAGCGTGACCGGCCCGAGCTTCGCGGGCTCGAACACGTCGGGCTTCGGGGCGGTTGCCGGGGGTTGCGGGGGGTCGCCCCCCCGCAGGCGAGTCGGGTGATTCATCGAAAGTCCTCCATCCGGACTAGACGTTAATCAGCGGGATGTCCGGGCACCCTGGACATCCCGCTGACCGGGAGCGACGACCCCCTCCGTCGACTTGCGGCGTGTTGCCCTTATCAGCGCTCTCAGAAGGGCAACACGCCGCAAGTCAACGTGCGCGTAGCGCTTCGGTCAGTTGGTCTGTGTGGTGCTGCTGCTCCAGCAGCTGGCGCAGCAGCCATAGGCGCAGGACTCGGGTCACGGCGGCGGCCAGGTAGAGGGCCGCGCCCAGGACGGTCACCGCCAGGAACCCGACGGCGAGCGTCTGCAGCGAGCCCACGTCCCGCAGGTCGTCCTTGGTGAGCGAGACGTTGTAGGCGACGAACGTCCCGGCGATGCCGACGATCATGGCCAGGATCCCGGCGATCCGCGCCGCCCCGTCGAAGCGGGACCCGTCGGTCCTCAGGCGCTGCTTCCCGACGTCGTCCTTGAACCTCTGGCGCCGTTCCTCGGTGAGCATGATGGGGTCAACCTCCCAGGTAGTCGCTGGACAGCCGGTCTTCGATCTCGGCGGGCGGGCCGGCCGCCACCACGCGCCCGTGCAGCATCAGCGCGGCGGTGTCGGCGATCGGCAGGACGGCGCGGGCGAACTGCTCCGCGACCAGCACCGACAGGCCGCCCTCGACCAGTTCGGCGACCGTCTCGTACATCCGGGTGACGATCATGGGCGCGAGGCCCATGGACAGCTCGTCGAGCAGCAGCACGGCGGGGTCGCTGCCGAGCGCGCGCGAGAGCGCGAGCATCTGCTGCTCGCCGCCGGACAGGGATCCGGCGAGCTGGTGGCGGCGCTCGCCGAGGATCGAAAAGCGGGCGTAGGCCCGCTCCTCCAGGTCCTCCAGCCGGGCGCCGGTCCCGGTGGCGGCCCACAGGTTCTCCCGCACCGTCAGGTTGGGGAAGATCCCGCGGCCCTCGGGGATCGCGCAGACGCCGAGGCGCGCCGCGTCCTGCGCCGAGACGCCGTTCACCCTGCGCCCGGCGAACAGCAGGTCCCCGCCGGTCGGCGGGTGCAGGCCCGCGCACACCCGCATCGTGGTGGACTTTCCGCCGCCGTTCGGGCCGAGCAGCGCCAGCAGCGAGCCGGGCCGCAGCGCCAGGTCGACGCCGTGCAGGACCTCGATGGCGCCGTAGCCCGCCCGGACCCCCCTCAGTTCGAGCAGGGGTTCCGGGGACGCGGCGGCGGCCGGTCCGGCGGACGCGTCCGGTTCAGGCATGACTCGCCTCCTCGGTGCCGATGTAGGCGGCGATGACCTCCGGCGACTCCTTGATCTCCCGCGGGGTGCCGGAGGCGATGAGCGCGCCGTAGTCGAGGACGTGGATGGTGGAGCACAGCCGCATGACCATCGGCAGGTCGTGCTCGACCAGGCAGATCGCGAGACCGTCGGCGGCGAGGCCGGTGAGCGTCTCGGCGAACGCCTCCGTCTCGCGCTCGGTCTGGCCGGAGGCGGGCTCGTCCAGCAGCAGCACGCGCGGCGAGGTCATCAGCGCGCGCGCCACCTCCACGACCCGGGCCCGTCCGATCGGGATGTCGGACACGTCGCGGCCGGCGACGTCGGTGAGGCCCGTGCGCTCCAGGATCCGGTCCGTCTCCTCGTCGAGGTCGAACCGCTTGCGGGACGTGGCGCGCAGGACGTCGCCCGCGACGCGGACGTTGTCGCGCACGGACAGCGACAGGAACAGCTCCAGCCGCTGGAACGTCCGCGCCATGCCGCGCCGCGCGCGCTTGGCCGGGGACAGGCGGGTGATGTCGTCCCCGTCCAGGAGCACTTGGCCGGACGCGGGCCTCTGCAGGCCGGTGATGGTGTTGAACATCGTGGTCTTGCCCGCGCCGTTCGGGCCGATGAGCCCGGTGATGCGGCCTTCGTCCATGGTGAGGCTCACGTCGTCCACGGCGGTGTTGCCGCCGAACCGGACGGTGACGCCCTGGGTGGCGAGCAGGGGCGGGGTCTCAGGCATGGACCGTTCCCTTCAGGCCGAGTTCGCGGTCGAGGCGGACGCGCAGCTCGTCGGTGCAGGGCTCGTCCACGCCGACGAGCTCCAGCGGCACCGGGCGGGCCCCGCGCCCCTCCTCCAGGTAGGCGCGGCCCACGACGGGCAGCAGCATGACGACGCACAGCGCGGCCAGCGCGAACGTCCACGTGCCGATCACGCCGGTCAGCGCGAGCACGTACAGGACGGCGCCGAGCGCCCCCGCCCCGAACAGCGGCGGGCGCGCGGTCCGGATCGCCCGGTAGCCGTCGACGAGGTCGTGCACGAACCCGCTCGGGTTCCGGCCGACGCCCATCCCGACCAGCGCCGTCCCGACGAGGACGAGGTGGCCGAGCGCCCGGTAGACGGTGGCCATGCCCTCGTTCTCCAGGGCGAGGTCGCCGAACGTGGAGACGAGGACGGCCGAGCCGACGCCCGCCATCAGCCCGCCGAACAGGGCGCCGCTGAGGTAGCCGATGCCCGCCACCACGACGAGCATCAGCAGGGCGAGGCTGCCGGTGAAGGAGAAGTTCTCCTGCGCGACGGTCCCGGTCGCCGCCGACATCAGCACGCCGCCGAGCCCCGCGATCGCCGCCGAGATCATGAAGACGCTGAGCTTCAGCCGGACGAGGTTCTGCCCGAGCATCGCCGTCGCCGCCGGGCTGTCCTTCATCGCCGCGAGCCGCCGCCCGTAGCCGCTGCCGCGCAGCGCGGCGAGCCCGACGGCGATGAGCGCGAACAGCACGGTCGCGGTCATCAGCGAGGTCGTCCCGTCCCGCAGGTCGAGGGGGCCGACCTTGAGCGGCGGGACGACGAGCGCCCCGTCCGGGAAGAGGGTGAACCTCATCCCGAACAGCTCGTGCTCGGTGGTGTCGCGCAGCACCATGTTCGACAGGAACTCGCCGAATGCCATGGTCGCGAGCGCCAGGTACAGGCCGCGCAGCCGCAGCGCCGGCAGCGCGACGAGCCCGCCGACCAGCGCCGCCGCCGCGACGGCGAGCAGCACGCCCTGGAGGTTCGTCCGGGCCGCGAGGCCGCTGCCCTGCACGCCGAAGTGGAACGCCACCACCGTCCCGACGGCCCCGAACGCCAGCGGCGCGAGGTTCAGCTCGCCCGCGTAGCCGGTGAGGACGGTCAGCGACAGCGCGATGATCGCGAACGTCATGCCGAGCGAGAACGTGGTGACCGCGCCGTCCGACAGCAGCAGGCTGGAGAGGTAGACGACCGCGACCAGCACGAGCCCCCACACCGCCGCCGACCGGACGGTCGGCGGCCGGTACCGCTCGCGGGTCCGGACCGCGGCCCCGCGCAGCCGGTCCTGGGGCAGCACCACCAGCACGACGAACAGGATGATCATCGGCAGCGAGACGCGGAGGTTGCCGGTGAACGTGCCCGCCGACGGCAGGTAGGCCAGCACGTAGTTCGCGGCCAGGCCGAGCACCATCGCGCCGGCGAACGTGCGGGGGATGCTGCGCAGCCGCCCGAACATCGCCGCCGCGAACGCGTCGATCACCAGCAGCGTCAGCGCGTTGGCGTCCAGCCCGCCGCCGCTGATCGGCACGATCAGCACCCCGGCCAGCACGGCCAGCGTCGACCCGAGCGCCCACGACAGCATCGCGGCGCGCTCCGGGTCGTGGCCGTTCAGCCGCAGCAGGTCGGGGTCGTCGACGGACCCGCGCATCACCACGCCGGCCCGGCTGCGGGTGAACAGCACCCGCAGCCCGGCCGCGATCGCGACGGCGGCGGCCAGGCACACGATCTCGTGGTATCGGACCACCACCCCCGCCACCGTGATCTTGGAGCCCGCGCCGAAGAACATGTCGACGGTGTGGGCCTCGTCGGGGTTCCAGATCCACTGGGCCAGGTAGACGGTCCCGAGCAGCACCGCCACCGTCACGATGATCTTCGTGACGTCGGCGGTGCCGCGCAGGCCCCGCATGATGGCCGTGTGCAGGGCGGCGCCCATCGCGGGGCCGGCGACGCCGACCACGACGATCAGCGCGAGCCACACCGGCCAGCCCCACCGCTCGGTGCAGTGCCAGTACAGGAACGTTCCGAACATGGCTTGGGCGCCGTGCGCGAAATTGAAGATTCCCGAGGTGTTGTACGTCAGCACGAGCCCCGAGGCCGCGATGGAGTACACCGAGCCGAGGACCAGGCCGAGAATGGTGTAGGTCAGGAACGTGGTCACGTGGTCACCGCCACTAGTTCACCGCCATGGGAGGACGCTCCGGCCGCCGTCGCGGTCAGGACGCCTGGGGCTTGATGACGTCGCCGGTCAGGAACCTGGTGGAGATCCGGTCGCCGTCGAGCTTCGTCCCCCACGTCTTCGGGTCGGTCGTGACGACGAAGTCGCCGCCGCACTCGAACTCGCCGACGTTCTTCGGGTAGACCTGCTCGTACTTCGTCTTGTTCAGCTTGACCATCAGCGAGCACGACGCCGGCTTGTTGTTGCCCGGGTCGGTCGGCGCGTGCAGGCCGCCGCCCGTCCACTCGTGCACCTTCGCCAGCTCGTTGATCACGCACTGCCGGGTCAGGTCCGAGCCGCATTTCTGCGCGGACTGCGCCCACAGCAGGAACGCCGAGGTGGCCTGCATGCCGAGCAGCGCGACCTTGCCCTTCTTCGCGCTGACGAGGTCGGTGTACTGCTTGACCGCCGGGACCCTGTCCGCGTTCTCCAGCGGCTGGAAGATCATGCCGACGTGCAGGCGGTCACCCGCGCCGGAGGTGTTCCACTTGGAGACGAGGGAGCTGTACCAGGTCGCCTCGAACACGTAGGCGGGGTCGGCGCCCGCCCGCTCGATCGACTCCAGCAGGTTGAACTGCCCCGGGTCGGGCGAGTCGGACGTCCACAGGTACTTCGCGCCGCAGTCCTTGATCTTCTTGGCGAACGGCATGTAGCTGCTCTCGCCCG
The sequence above is a segment of the Actinomadura coerulea genome. Coding sequences within it:
- a CDS encoding NADH:flavin oxidoreductase; translated protein: MNHPTRLRGGDPPQPPATAPKPDVFEPAKLGPVTLRNRTIKAATYEGLTRDGQVTDALIDFHVRHARGGVGMTTVAYCAVAPEGRTDRRQIHWRDEAMPGLRRLTDAVHAEGAAVQAQIGHAGPVANPKSNGLPALAPSRHFHLTTQTVARAATHADLERVVEAHGRAGRMAIEAGFDSIEIHMGHNYLTSAFLSPKINHRKDEYGGSLENRARLARDIGRAVRDAVGDRIAITAKLNMDDGVPGGFWIDEAIQVARRLEADGSVDALQMTAGSSLLNPMYLFKGDAPLHEFAAVMKQPTKLGIKLIGRHFLKSYPYEDLYLLRDARQIRAAVKLPMILLGGVTDRAGMDTAMAEGFQFVAMARALLREPDLINRIKDEPATESLCIHCNKCMTAIYGGTHCVLSTEPAWGAAGA
- a CDS encoding ABC transporter ATP-binding protein, with product MPEPDASAGPAAAASPEPLLELRGVRAGYGAIEVLHGVDLALRPGSLLALLGPNGGGKSTTMRVCAGLHPPTGGDLLFAGRRVNGVSAQDAARLGVCAIPEGRGIFPNLTVRENLWAATGTGARLEDLEERAYARFSILGERRHQLAGSLSGGEQQMLALSRALGSDPAVLLLDELSMGLAPMIVTRMYETVAELVEGGLSVLVAEQFARAVLPIADTAALMLHGRVVAAGPPAEIEDRLSSDYLGG
- a CDS encoding ABC transporter ATP-binding protein, whose amino-acid sequence is MPETPPLLATQGVTVRFGGNTAVDDVSLTMDEGRITGLIGPNGAGKTTMFNTITGLQRPASGQVLLDGDDITRLSPAKRARRGMARTFQRLELFLSLSVRDNVRVAGDVLRATSRKRFDLDEETDRILERTGLTDVAGRDVSDIPIGRARVVEVARALMTSPRVLLLDEPASGQTERETEAFAETLTGLAADGLAICLVEHDLPMVMRLCSTIHVLDYGALIASGTPREIKESPEVIAAYIGTEEASHA
- a CDS encoding ABC transporter permease subunit produces the protein MTTFLTYTILGLVLGSVYSIAASGLVLTYNTSGIFNFAHGAQAMFGTFLYWHCTERWGWPVWLALIVVVGVAGPAMGAALHTAIMRGLRGTADVTKIIVTVAVLLGTVYLAQWIWNPDEAHTVDMFFGAGSKITVAGVVVRYHEIVCLAAAVAIAAGLRVLFTRSRAGVVMRGSVDDPDLLRLNGHDPERAAMLSWALGSTLAVLAGVLIVPISGGGLDANALTLLVIDAFAAAMFGRLRSIPRTFAGAMVLGLAANYVLAYLPSAGTFTGNLRVSLPMIILFVVLVVLPQDRLRGAAVRTRERYRPPTVRSAAVWGLVLVAVVYLSSLLLSDGAVTTFSLGMTFAIIALSLTVLTGYAGELNLAPLAFGAVGTVVAFHFGVQGSGLAARTNLQGVLLAVAAAALVGGLVALPALRLRGLYLALATMAFGEFLSNMVLRDTTEHELFGMRFTLFPDGALVVPPLKVGPLDLRDGTTSLMTATVLFALIAVGLAALRGSGYGRRLAAMKDSPAATAMLGQNLVRLKLSVFMISAAIAGLGGVLMSAATGTVAQENFSFTGSLALLMLVVVAGIGYLSGALFGGLMAGVGSAVLVSTFGDLALENEGMATVYRALGHLVLVGTALVGMGVGRNPSGFVHDLVDGYRAIRTARPPLFGAGALGAVLYVLALTGVIGTWTFALAALCVVMLLPVVGRAYLEEGRGARPVPLELVGVDEPCTDELRVRLDRELGLKGTVHA